In a genomic window of Gemella haemolysans ATCC 10379:
- a CDS encoding TIGR01457 family HAD-type hydrolase, producing MSVKQYKLYLIDLDGTIYNGDKKIKYAKEFVDYLNTNNIDYLFLTNNSTRQPKEVAEHLKNFDIDTSEEHVFTSSDATKIYLKGKGYKNLYVIGESGLKNTLSSFNQKENEDCVDAVVVGLDRKLSYDKLAIATRAILKGAELIGTNPDTLLPTANGFMPSNGGQVKYLEYATSTPATFIGKPSKIIMESAINLFSYSKDEIVMIGDNYDTDIMAGINGGIDTIHVQTGVTSVEDLESKAHKPTYSIKNLFELVK from the coding sequence ATTTATAATGGTGATAAAAAGATAAAATATGCAAAGGAGTTTGTTGATTATCTAAATACAAATAACATCGACTATTTGTTTTTAACTAATAATTCAACTAGACAACCTAAAGAGGTTGCTGAACACTTAAAAAATTTTGATATAGACACATCAGAAGAGCACGTATTTACATCAAGTGATGCTACTAAAATTTATCTTAAAGGTAAGGGATATAAAAATTTATATGTAATAGGTGAAAGTGGCTTGAAAAACACTTTAAGTTCATTTAACCAAAAAGAAAATGAAGATTGTGTTGACGCAGTTGTAGTAGGTCTTGATAGAAAACTTTCATATGATAAACTTGCTATTGCGACTAGAGCTATATTAAAAGGAGCAGAACTTATCGGAACTAATCCAGACACGTTATTACCAACAGCTAATGGATTTATGCCAAGTAACGGAGGGCAAGTTAAGTATCTAGAATATGCTACTTCTACACCAGCCACTTTCATAGGAAAACCAAGTAAAATCATCATGGAAAGTGCTATAAATCTATTTAGTTATAGTAAAGATGAAATTGTAATGATTGGGGATAACTATGATACAGATATTATGGCTGGTATCAATGGTGGAATAGATACAATTCATGTTCAAACAGGTGTCACAAGTGTAGAAGATTTAGAAAGTAAAGCTCATAAACCGACTTATTCTATTAAAAATTTATTCGAACTAGTTAAATAA
- a CDS encoding iron ABC transporter permease translates to MGLNYIYSYREDYISKVNVLLEIRKKKTTRDILSILANLIYFLVYYVIVIACFVGIIFLRKRNVFEELKTLTLNVNTAGSFATMLVLLFVFANLVFLLALTLFNNTNLAISFSLLYFIGGEVIANMIKSRFSVPAERVDNSVLTIFTKSFNLLNQNITFSLGNFLPLVLNMLGLIVVIVIVRLMKKIIG, encoded by the coding sequence ATGGGATTAAATTATATATATTCATATAGAGAAGATTATATTTCAAAAGTCAATGTTCTTTTGGAAATAAGAAAAAAGAAAACAACAAGAGATATCTTATCTATTTTAGCAAATTTAATTTATTTTTTAGTTTACTATGTTATAGTAATTGCATGTTTCGTAGGAATAATTTTCTTACGAAAAAGAAATGTTTTTGAAGAGTTAAAAACATTAACGTTGAATGTTAATACAGCAGGATCATTTGCTACGATGCTAGTTTTATTATTCGTGTTTGCTAATCTTGTTTTCTTACTAGCTTTAACACTATTCAATAACACAAACTTGGCAATTTCTTTCTCACTTTTATATTTTATAGGAGGAGAAGTAATAGCAAATATGATAAAATCTAGATTTTCTGTACCAGCAGAAAGAGTAGATAATAGCGTATTAACTATCTTTACTAAATCATTTAATCTATTAAATCAGAATATTACTTTTAGTCTGGGGAACTTTTTACCACTTGTATTAAACATGTTAGGATTAATTGTAGTAATAGTTATTGTTAGATTAATGAAAAAAATTATAGGATAG
- a CDS encoding AzlD domain-containing protein, which translates to MLSTSYIILTILGCSIVTWLSRVLPFILLKKFDLPKPVIEYLSFVPIVIMSALWFNSLFVQKIGEFPQINYENLLASFPTVLSAIISKSLLVIVVVGIISLAIIRIVF; encoded by the coding sequence ATGTTATCTACTAGCTATATAATATTAACAATATTAGGATGTTCAATTGTTACTTGGTTATCTAGGGTACTTCCATTCATATTGTTGAAGAAATTTGATTTACCTAAACCAGTTATAGAGTATCTAAGTTTTGTACCGATTGTAATAATGTCGGCTTTATGGTTCAATAGTCTGTTTGTTCAAAAGATTGGGGAGTTCCCTCAAATTAATTATGAAAATCTACTTGCTTCATTTCCCACTGTATTAAGTGCTATTATTTCAAAGAGTCTCCTGGTGATAGTTGTAGTAGGAATAATTTCATTAGCGATTATTAGAATTGTATTTTAA
- a CDS encoding Rqc2 family fibronectin-binding protein — MAFDGFFIRKMVKELEENILNGRINKINNLSTDEFVFSVRKGKNLKLFLSANSSASRIQLTNNSFENPSTPSNFCSVLRKYLTGGIILEINQVNNDRIVIFKIKNFDDLGYEKYYYLISELMGKHSNIILTNEDNIILESLKNSYSLEYKRSTISNMEYTLPPTAEKINPFDFSRYSDIEFSIDDKKFLMKSFYGVSALLNNYFEKNSKEDLKNSFISFCEEFDNYYKPVLLEENNKKDFYFFQVKEYSRDFESLSQLLDYYYMDIARESINKNTDKKLFNFVNSKINRLNKKIVILKDELEQANNRDDYKLKGQLLISNIYLFKKEIPEIVTLQNFYSEDLLDIEIELDPNLTIEKNSEKYFDLYKKNKRTIENLIEQIEIAKQDLGYFETIKFQIENADKTDIAEIKEELIANGILKEKIKVNKKKNKSNYFVINHNGTAIYVGKNNLQNDAITNKLARRDYLWFHAKDIPGSHVVIFDNNPSEETIEVASMLAAYYSKFKNEEYVNVDRTLIKNVKKISGAKPGLVTYTGQKTVKQKIDKDLIGELLIK, encoded by the coding sequence ATGGCATTTGATGGTTTTTTCATAAGAAAAATGGTGAAAGAATTAGAAGAAAATATATTAAATGGTCGTATAAATAAAATAAATAATTTATCGACAGACGAATTTGTATTTTCTGTTAGAAAAGGAAAAAATTTAAAGTTATTTTTATCTGCAAATTCAAGTGCATCTAGAATACAGTTAACAAATAATAGTTTTGAAAATCCTTCAACACCTTCGAACTTTTGTTCAGTACTGAGAAAGTATTTAACAGGTGGAATAATATTAGAGATTAATCAAGTTAATAATGACCGAATAGTAATTTTTAAAATTAAAAACTTTGATGATTTAGGATATGAAAAGTATTATTATCTAATTTCGGAATTAATGGGTAAACACTCAAATATAATATTAACTAATGAAGATAATATAATCTTAGAGTCTTTAAAAAATAGTTATAGTCTTGAATATAAGAGATCGACTATATCTAATATGGAATATACTCTTCCTCCGACAGCTGAAAAAATTAACCCCTTTGACTTTAGTCGCTATAGTGATATTGAGTTTTCTATTGATGATAAGAAATTTTTAATGAAAAGTTTCTACGGTGTTTCAGCATTACTGAATAATTATTTTGAAAAAAATTCGAAAGAGGATTTGAAAAATTCATTTATTAGTTTTTGTGAAGAATTTGATAATTACTATAAACCCGTTTTACTTGAAGAGAACAATAAGAAAGATTTTTATTTCTTTCAAGTTAAAGAGTATAGTAGGGATTTTGAATCGTTGTCACAATTATTAGATTATTACTACATGGATATAGCTAGAGAGTCAATAAATAAAAATACTGACAAAAAACTTTTTAATTTTGTTAATTCTAAAATAAATAGATTAAATAAGAAAATTGTTATATTAAAAGATGAACTGGAACAAGCTAACAATAGAGATGATTATAAATTAAAGGGACAACTTCTAATTTCAAATATTTATTTATTTAAAAAAGAAATACCAGAGATTGTAACACTGCAAAATTTTTATAGTGAAGATTTATTGGACATTGAGATTGAGTTAGATCCAAATCTAACTATTGAGAAAAATTCAGAGAAGTACTTTGATTTATATAAAAAGAACAAGAGGACGATTGAGAATTTAATTGAACAAATAGAGATTGCAAAACAGGATTTAGGATATTTTGAGACTATTAAATTCCAAATCGAAAATGCAGATAAAACGGATATAGCGGAAATCAAAGAAGAATTGATTGCTAATGGAATATTAAAAGAAAAGATAAAGGTTAATAAGAAAAAGAATAAGAGTAATTATTTTGTAATTAATCATAATGGTACCGCCATTTATGTTGGAAAAAATAATCTTCAAAATGATGCTATTACTAATAAATTAGCAAGACGAGATTATCTATGGTTTCATGCTAAAGATATTCCTGGTAGTCACGTCGTAATCTTTGATAATAATCCTAGTGAAGAAACAATAGAAGTTGCATCAATGTTAGCTGCTTATTATTCGAAGTTTAAAAATGAAGAGTATGTTAATGTTGATAGAACATTAATTAAAAATGTAAAAAAAATATCTGGTGCTAAACCTGGTTTAGTAACATATACCGGACAAAAAACGGTTAAACAAAAAATTGATAAAGATCTTATAGGAGAGCTCTTAATAAAATAA
- the map gene encoding type I methionyl aminopeptidase: MIIKTEEQLQKMKEIGFICATIRDEMVKKAVPGVSTKELDNIAKELFEKYGAKSAPITEYDFPGYTCISLNYQAAHGIPSSTKILKDGDLLNIDVSGCKDGFYADTGISFVVGKVDDPMKEKVCEVAKEAFYEGIKHAIAGRKINQIGKHVHKKIKEHKLEVIENLTGHGIGTSLHQEPQHVFNYFDPWDNLILKDGMCLAVEPFVSTKAKTVGNSDRDEWELVANDGSYIAQYEHTIVVRENAEPLILTKID, from the coding sequence ATGATTATTAAAACAGAAGAACAATTACAAAAAATGAAAGAAATAGGTTTCATCTGTGCTACTATTCGCGATGAAATGGTGAAAAAAGCAGTGCCTGGTGTTTCAACAAAAGAATTAGATAATATTGCTAAAGAATTATTCGAAAAATATGGAGCGAAATCTGCTCCAATTACTGAGTATGATTTTCCAGGATATACATGTATTTCATTAAATTATCAAGCAGCACATGGAATACCTTCTAGTACAAAAATATTAAAAGATGGAGATCTCCTTAATATTGATGTATCAGGTTGTAAAGATGGATTTTATGCTGATACAGGTATTTCTTTTGTTGTTGGTAAGGTAGATGATCCAATGAAAGAAAAAGTATGTGAAGTTGCTAAGGAAGCTTTTTACGAAGGAATAAAACATGCTATAGCAGGAAGAAAAATAAACCAAATTGGTAAACATGTACATAAAAAAATAAAAGAACATAAGTTAGAAGTAATTGAAAACTTAACTGGTCATGGAATTGGAACTTCATTACACCAAGAACCACAACATGTGTTCAATTATTTTGATCCATGGGATAATCTAATCTTAAAAGATGGTATGTGTTTAGCTGTTGAACCATTCGTCTCAACAAAGGCTAAAACTGTAGGAAACTCAGATAGAGATGAATGGGAATTAGTAGCGAATGATGGTTCATATATTGCTCAATATGAACATACGATTGTTGTTAGAGAGAATGCTGAACCATTAATTTTGACTAAAATTGATTAA
- a CDS encoding TerC family protein: MDTQILIQYVIVLLSLILLEGLLSADNAIVLAVMVRHLPPKEQKHALMYGLAGALIFRIIAIFLITILAQYWEIQVLGGLYLLYMAGAHIKEFFDKRKQVDETEEIAEPKKQSGFWVTVIKVELTDIAFAIDSILAAVAIAITLPHISEISIGGINLGQFTVMVIGGFVGVIIMRYAANIFIRVLETKPGLEIAAFLIVGWVGIKLFVIAAAHEKLALIPHDFPHSTLWTVIFWVVLLGLLVWGVLVSKRFENK; encoded by the coding sequence ATGGATACACAGATACTAATTCAATATGTGATAGTATTATTGAGTTTAATACTTTTAGAAGGATTGCTTTCGGCAGACAATGCTATTGTTCTTGCTGTTATGGTTAGACATCTACCACCTAAAGAACAGAAGCATGCATTGATGTACGGTCTTGCAGGAGCACTAATATTTAGAATAATAGCGATTTTCTTAATTACAATTTTAGCACAGTATTGGGAAATTCAAGTTTTAGGTGGTTTATACTTGCTGTATATGGCAGGTGCGCATATTAAAGAATTTTTCGATAAGCGAAAACAAGTTGATGAAACTGAAGAAATTGCTGAACCTAAAAAACAAAGTGGTTTTTGGGTGACTGTAATTAAAGTTGAGCTTACTGACATAGCTTTTGCGATTGATTCAATTTTGGCTGCTGTAGCTATCGCGATAACATTGCCTCATATTTCTGAAATATCTATTGGAGGAATTAACCTTGGTCAATTTACTGTAATGGTAATTGGAGGTTTTGTTGGTGTAATTATCATGCGTTATGCAGCTAATATATTTATAAGAGTATTAGAAACTAAACCTGGTTTAGAAATCGCTGCATTTCTAATTGTTGGTTGGGTAGGTATTAAACTATTTGTAATTGCAGCTGCGCATGAAAAATTAGCACTTATCCCTCATGATTTTCCACATTCTACACTTTGGACTGTTATTTTCTGGGTAGTATTACTCGGATTATTAGTGTGGGGAGTATTAGTTTCAAAAAGATTTGAAAATAAATAA
- a CDS encoding AzlC family ABC transporter permease, translating to MNDKLDVKASIKDTLPTVFGYIGIGIAFGIIASSVGLSPFFVGAMSLFIYAGGAQFITVSMLSSGFPILSIILATFLINSRMILMSMATAPFFKRYSVFKNIIIGTFLTDESFALGMNKQNYTNGRLTYEWFNTANLVSYFTWSVSSVLGALLGGIVKDPRALGLDFALVAMFIGLLY from the coding sequence ATGAATGATAAATTAGATGTGAAGGCTAGTATAAAAGATACATTACCGACAGTTTTTGGATACATTGGTATAGGGATAGCCTTTGGAATTATTGCGAGTTCAGTTGGACTCAGTCCTTTCTTTGTTGGAGCAATGTCATTATTTATATATGCAGGAGGAGCTCAATTTATAACTGTAAGTATGCTTTCTAGTGGCTTTCCTATACTCTCAATTATTTTGGCAACATTTCTAATAAACTCAAGAATGATATTAATGAGCATGGCAACAGCTCCCTTTTTCAAACGATATAGTGTGTTTAAAAATATTATAATTGGTACTTTTTTAACTGATGAGAGTTTTGCTTTAGGGATGAATAAACAAAACTATACTAATGGAAGGCTGACTTACGAATGGTTCAATACTGCAAACCTAGTATCTTATTTTACTTGGTCAGTATCATCGGTACTAGGTGCGTTACTGGGTGGAATAGTTAAGGATCCTAGGGCTTTAGGATTGGATTTTGCTCTAGTAGCAATGTTTATAGGATTACTATATTAA
- the topA gene encoding type I DNA topoisomerase: MAENLVIVESPSKAKTIEKYLGKKYRVISSKGHVRDLPKSRMGVEVLDNGNVDVDYISIRGKGDVIKSLKKEAKGKNVFLASDPDREGEAIAWHIAHILGLDNNSDNRIVFNEITKDAVKDAIKHPRKINTDLVQSQQARRILDRLVGYNISPVLWKKVKPKLSAGRVQNAALKLIVDREEEIQKFVPQEYWSMPIDFIKNRKVLTANFYSYKGEKLKLESKKDVDKIRKAIKGEVFKVIDVVKTNKNRNAPNVYITSTMQQDASRKINFKTRKTMSVAQELYEGINLKKLGGVTGLITYMRTDSTRVSDEAVKMARDYILNNFGKEYLASTVKARKSSKNVQDAHEGIRPTNVNFTPDSIKEYLSNDQYKLYKLIWERFLASRMSAAVHETSTTTFENNKVIYRGAHSKLLFNGFLSVLKEKEKVKLAPEFEIGEDAKIKEIKEEQHFTQPPARYSEAKLIAELEELGVGRPSTYATIVDTLQKRYYVKLQNKVFTPTELGTLVSKITEQYFPDIINTKFTANLESQLDDIAEGKVGWEKTIFNFYSNFRKDVEKAETEMEKVEIKQEFTGESCPECSSPLVFKLGKFGKFIACSNFPDCRYTNTIQKKVGVVCPKCKKHEILEKKSKKGKLFYGCEGFPECDFVSWDKPINRSCPKCENILYEGKKGVLCGHCDYKEEIKK; the protein is encoded by the coding sequence ATGGCAGAAAATTTAGTAATAGTCGAATCTCCTTCTAAGGCAAAAACTATTGAAAAATATCTAGGGAAAAAATATAGAGTAATATCTTCAAAAGGTCATGTAAGAGATCTTCCAAAAAGTAGAATGGGAGTAGAGGTACTAGATAATGGAAATGTAGATGTGGATTACATTTCTATAAGAGGGAAGGGCGATGTAATTAAGTCTTTAAAAAAAGAAGCCAAAGGAAAGAATGTATTCCTAGCATCCGATCCCGATAGAGAAGGAGAGGCAATAGCTTGGCATATTGCACATATTTTAGGATTAGATAATAATTCTGATAACAGAATTGTTTTTAATGAAATAACAAAAGATGCGGTAAAAGATGCGATAAAACATCCACGTAAGATAAATACTGATTTAGTTCAGTCACAACAAGCTAGAAGAATATTAGATCGTTTAGTTGGATATAATATTTCTCCTGTACTTTGGAAAAAAGTAAAACCAAAGCTATCAGCAGGAAGAGTGCAAAATGCAGCTCTAAAACTAATTGTTGATAGGGAAGAAGAAATTCAAAAATTTGTTCCACAAGAATATTGGTCTATGCCAATTGATTTTATAAAAAATAGAAAAGTCTTAACAGCTAATTTCTATTCTTATAAAGGTGAAAAACTTAAACTTGAAAGTAAAAAAGATGTAGATAAAATAAGAAAAGCGATAAAAGGTGAGGTATTTAAAGTTATCGATGTAGTGAAAACTAATAAAAATCGTAATGCACCTAATGTTTATATTACGTCTACAATGCAACAAGATGCTTCAAGAAAGATTAACTTTAAAACACGTAAGACTATGAGTGTCGCTCAAGAATTGTATGAAGGTATTAACCTTAAAAAGTTAGGTGGAGTTACCGGTTTAATTACATATATGAGAACGGATTCGACAAGGGTTTCTGATGAAGCTGTTAAAATGGCTAGAGATTATATACTAAACAATTTTGGTAAAGAATATCTAGCATCAACAGTTAAAGCTAGAAAATCAAGCAAGAATGTTCAAGATGCTCATGAAGGAATCAGACCTACAAATGTTAATTTCACACCTGATAGTATTAAAGAATACTTATCAAATGACCAATATAAGTTATATAAACTTATATGGGAAAGATTCTTAGCTAGTCGTATGAGTGCTGCAGTTCATGAAACAAGTACAACAACGTTTGAAAATAATAAAGTTATCTATAGAGGAGCGCATTCTAAGTTACTGTTTAATGGATTCTTATCTGTATTGAAAGAAAAAGAAAAAGTAAAACTTGCACCAGAATTTGAAATTGGAGAAGATGCTAAAATAAAAGAAATAAAAGAAGAACAGCATTTTACTCAACCACCTGCACGCTACTCTGAAGCTAAACTTATAGCTGAACTTGAAGAATTAGGAGTAGGACGCCCTTCAACATATGCTACAATTGTTGACACCTTACAAAAGAGATACTATGTAAAATTACAAAATAAAGTGTTTACACCAACTGAATTAGGAACATTAGTTAGTAAAATAACTGAACAATATTTCCCTGATATTATAAATACTAAGTTTACAGCTAATCTTGAGAGTCAATTAGATGATATAGCAGAGGGTAAAGTAGGTTGGGAAAAAACTATATTTAATTTCTATAGTAATTTTAGAAAAGATGTTGAAAAAGCAGAAACTGAAATGGAAAAAGTAGAGATTAAACAAGAATTTACTGGAGAAAGTTGTCCAGAGTGTTCTTCACCACTTGTATTTAAGTTAGGTAAATTTGGTAAGTTTATTGCTTGTTCTAACTTTCCTGATTGTAGATACACTAATACTATCCAAAAAAAAGTTGGAGTAGTATGTCCAAAATGTAAGAAACATGAGATTTTAGAGAAGAAATCTAAAAAAGGAAAATTATTCTATGGTTGTGAAGGATTCCCAGAATGCGATTTTGTTTCATGGGATAAACCTATAAATAGAAGTTGCCCAAAATGTGAGAATATCTTATATGAAGGGAAAAAAGGTGTTCTATGTGGACATTGTGATTATAAAGAAGAAATAAAAAAATAG
- the rpoZ gene encoding DNA-directed RNA polymerase subunit omega, with product MLYPKLDVLKSKVNSKYMLVSLASKRARELFANPETSKLDKYTSHKEVGKALEEIAEGKISVLEK from the coding sequence ATGTTATATCCAAAATTAGACGTATTAAAATCAAAAGTAAATTCAAAATATATGCTAGTATCATTAGCAAGTAAAAGAGCAAGAGAACTATTTGCAAATCCTGAAACAAGCAAACTAGATAAATACACTTCTCATAAAGAAGTTGGTAAAGCATTAGAGGAAATTGCTGAAGGTAAAATTTCTGTATTAGAAAAATAG
- the brnQ gene encoding branched-chain amino acid transport system II carrier protein has translation MLKFLKKNPYVSIGLMLFALFFGAGNLIFPAFLGQNAGTNLSTAMIGFIIMGVGLPLLGVIVMGYSGAEDLLDLSSRAGKVFGVSFTTLLYLTIGPFFAIPRTGTTTYELGLSSFVAPENATIAQAIFLAFFMALTLWLAISPNKLVDRIGTVITPVLLLSMVVLIIASLVKPMGLAQEPTKTYQTTSLAFTNGLMEGYNTMDALASLVFGIIVINSVKLYGAKTKKEVFNNTAKSAIIAALLLALVYVFISNIGATSVSVLGLQKTGAGVLTGATTYYFGNVGKLLLFVIVFLACLTTSVGLVTACASFFVRLYDKVSYKTYAIALTLFSFAVGNYGLAAIIQGAVPVLVLLYPLTMVLILLGFLNNFFGGKKVVYVCTVLFTGLFSLYSTVASTFKLAVPAVDNALAKVNFLPVPADFAWLNYALVGFVLGIVLTFFVKENK, from the coding sequence ATGTTGAAATTTTTAAAGAAAAATCCATATGTATCAATCGGACTTATGCTATTTGCACTATTCTTTGGTGCAGGTAACTTAATTTTTCCAGCATTCTTAGGACAAAACGCTGGAACAAACTTATCTACAGCGATGATTGGATTTATTATTATGGGAGTGGGATTACCACTATTAGGAGTTATTGTAATGGGGTATTCAGGAGCTGAAGACCTATTAGATTTATCAAGTAGAGCAGGGAAAGTATTCGGTGTTTCTTTTACGACTTTATTATACTTAACAATTGGACCTTTCTTTGCAATCCCTAGAACAGGGACTACTACTTATGAATTAGGACTATCTAGCTTTGTAGCACCAGAAAATGCTACAATTGCTCAAGCTATTTTCTTAGCATTCTTTATGGCATTAACATTATGGTTAGCTATTAGTCCTAATAAATTAGTAGATAGAATTGGAACTGTAATCACACCAGTTTTACTGCTTTCAATGGTTGTTTTAATCATTGCATCATTAGTTAAACCAATGGGTCTAGCACAAGAACCTACAAAAACTTATCAAACTACTTCATTAGCATTTACAAATGGACTAATGGAAGGTTATAATACAATGGACGCATTAGCATCATTAGTATTTGGTATCATCGTAATCAACTCTGTTAAATTATACGGAGCAAAAACTAAAAAAGAAGTATTTAATAATACAGCTAAATCAGCAATTATCGCTGCTTTATTACTAGCTTTAGTATATGTATTTATTTCTAATATTGGAGCAACATCAGTTTCTGTTTTAGGATTACAAAAAACAGGAGCAGGAGTATTAACTGGGGCAACAACATATTACTTTGGTAATGTTGGTAAATTATTACTATTCGTTATCGTATTCTTAGCTTGTTTAACTACAAGTGTAGGATTAGTAACAGCTTGTGCTTCATTCTTCGTAAGACTTTATGATAAAGTTAGTTATAAAACGTACGCTATCGCGTTAACATTATTCTCATTTGCAGTAGGTAACTACGGATTAGCAGCAATCATCCAAGGAGCTGTTCCAGTACTTGTTTTATTATATCCATTAACAATGGTATTAATTTTACTAGGATTTTTAAACAACTTCTTTGGTGGTAAAAAAGTAGTTTATGTTTGTACAGTTTTATTCACTGGATTATTTAGTTTATATTCTACTGTAGCTTCAACATTTAAGCTTGCAGTACCTGCAGTTGATAATGCACTAGCTAAAGTAAACTTCCTTCCAGTACCAGCTGATTTTGCATGGTTAAACTATGCATTAGTAGGATTTGTACTTGGAATTGTATTAACATTCTTTGTAAAAGAAAATAAATAA
- the gmk gene encoding guanylate kinase, giving the protein MEKGLLIVLSGPSGVGKGTVRKRIFESNDVDFEYSISMTSRGIRPGEVDGVDYFFKTKEEFESLIQQGELLEYAQYVDNYYGTPVKYVRETMEKGKDIFLEIEVQGAGQVKSKIPDALFIFLAPPSIGDLKERLKGRGTETDEVIESRIAKAKKEINMMHLYDYVVENDEVDKAVERIKAIILSEHLKRERIEMKYRRALLELEEM; this is encoded by the coding sequence ATGGAGAAAGGATTATTAATAGTTCTTTCAGGACCTTCAGGAGTTGGTAAAGGTACTGTTAGAAAAAGAATTTTTGAAAGTAATGATGTTGACTTCGAATATTCAATTTCAATGACGTCAAGAGGTATTAGACCTGGTGAAGTAGACGGAGTTGATTATTTCTTTAAGACAAAAGAAGAATTTGAATCTTTAATTCAACAAGGTGAGTTATTAGAATATGCTCAATATGTTGATAATTATTACGGAACTCCCGTTAAATATGTAAGGGAGACGATGGAAAAAGGAAAAGATATATTTTTAGAAATTGAAGTACAAGGTGCAGGACAAGTAAAAAGTAAAATTCCAGATGCTTTATTTATATTTTTAGCACCACCAAGTATCGGTGATCTTAAAGAAAGATTAAAAGGACGTGGAACTGAGACTGATGAAGTAATAGAATCACGTATAGCAAAAGCTAAAAAAGAAATTAACATGATGCACTTATATGATTATGTTGTTGAAAATGATGAAGTAGATAAAGCTGTAGAAAGAATAAAAGCAATTATACTTAGTGAGCATTTAAAACGTGAGCGCATAGAGATGAAATATAGAAGAGCATTATTAGAATTAGAAGAAATGTAG